One stretch of Pedobacter riviphilus DNA includes these proteins:
- a CDS encoding class I SAM-dependent methyltransferase yields the protein MQVSDKTYTNDGNLGIIKLIKKSPGLILDLGCGAGDNARLLKQSGHTVDGITISLDEIRLAAKYCRHTYNFNLESGLPSEVKENEYSYILCSHVLEHIAFPEKLLADIYTLAKKNKATVLIALPNIMYYKTRTKLLFGKFEYANDGIMDYTHLRWYTTKSAKHLFESYNFNIKLSTVNGLPPLYSLIRRIGLKAINFTNNFLYLLSPDLFGSELIFELECK from the coding sequence ATGCAAGTATCCGATAAAACATATACCAACGACGGTAACCTGGGCATTATTAAATTAATCAAAAAATCACCTGGTTTAATATTAGATTTAGGCTGTGGAGCAGGAGATAATGCACGATTATTGAAACAAAGTGGGCATACTGTTGATGGTATTACTATTTCATTAGATGAAATTAGACTTGCTGCTAAATACTGCAGACATACCTATAACTTCAACCTAGAAAGTGGGCTGCCAAGCGAAGTCAAAGAAAATGAGTATAGTTATATATTATGCTCACACGTTTTAGAACATATTGCATTTCCAGAAAAGCTTTTAGCTGATATCTATACCCTGGCTAAAAAAAATAAGGCAACCGTCCTCATCGCCTTACCCAATATTATGTATTACAAAACCAGGACTAAGCTTTTATTCGGTAAATTTGAATACGCGAATGATGGCATTATGGATTATACCCACTTACGGTGGTATACGACCAAATCGGCTAAACATCTATTCGAGAGTTATAATTTCAATATCAAGTTATCTACTGTAAACGGTTTACCTCCTTTATACAGTCTGATACGAAGAATTGGATTAAAAGCAATAAATTTCACCAATAATTTCCTATATCTATTGTCTCCAGATTTATTCGGCTCCGAACTTATCTTTGAATTGGAATGCAAATAA
- a CDS encoding glycosyltransferase family 4 protein has protein sequence MNKKLAIIISHPIQYYSPLFQRLAKQCDLKVFYTLGNSDQHFDIGFQRDVKWDIPLLSGYNYSFIDNRAKNPSPNHFTGIVNPNLINEIQSFAPHAILFYGWAYYSHLKAMMYFKKKIPIWFRGDSNLSDKQSMLKKTARKMLLNWVYSKVNKAFYVGTANKDYFKHFGLKEKELFFCPHAVDNDRFGKDRNSEALTLRTKLEIETHDVLILFAGKLEEKKDPALLLNAFLELNISTMHLLFVGNGHLEDFLKKTAQNDQNFKRIHFLDFQNQSFMPVVYQACDLFCLPSKGPNETWGLSVNEAMAAKKAVLVSNKVGCWQDLVKENYNGFIFKSEKIDDLKEKLLLLNDKEKLKKLGQNSSEIIASWSFEKQSQKFIQQLYASIR, from the coding sequence ATGAATAAAAAACTTGCCATTATTATTTCGCATCCTATACAGTATTACAGTCCTTTGTTTCAAAGGTTAGCAAAGCAATGTGATTTAAAGGTTTTTTACACACTTGGGAATTCAGATCAACATTTCGATATTGGTTTTCAACGAGATGTGAAATGGGATATTCCCCTCCTATCTGGCTATAATTATAGTTTTATTGATAACAGAGCTAAAAATCCCAGTCCCAACCATTTCACTGGCATTGTTAATCCAAACCTGATAAACGAGATACAAAGCTTCGCACCTCATGCAATATTGTTTTACGGATGGGCCTATTACAGCCACCTTAAGGCAATGATGTATTTTAAGAAAAAGATTCCGATCTGGTTCAGAGGCGATTCCAATTTAAGCGATAAACAATCGATGCTAAAAAAAACAGCGCGAAAAATGCTTTTAAATTGGGTATATAGTAAGGTAAATAAGGCTTTTTATGTAGGCACAGCAAATAAAGACTATTTTAAACACTTTGGCTTAAAGGAGAAAGAGCTGTTTTTTTGCCCTCACGCTGTAGACAATGATCGGTTTGGTAAAGACCGTAATAGCGAAGCGCTAACCTTAAGGACTAAACTGGAGATTGAAACTCATGATGTATTGATTCTTTTTGCAGGAAAATTAGAAGAGAAAAAAGATCCAGCATTATTGTTAAACGCTTTTCTTGAACTTAATATCTCAACAATGCACCTTTTATTTGTTGGCAATGGTCATTTAGAAGATTTTTTAAAAAAAACGGCCCAAAATGACCAAAACTTTAAACGAATACATTTTCTCGATTTTCAGAATCAAAGCTTTATGCCAGTAGTTTACCAAGCCTGTGATTTATTCTGTTTACCCTCTAAAGGACCCAATGAAACCTGGGGGCTATCGGTAAATGAGGCTATGGCTGCTAAAAAAGCAGTTTTAGTTTCAAATAAAGTAGGTTGTTGGCAAGATTTAGTGAAGGAAAATTACAACGGTTTTATATTTAAATCGGAAAAAATAGACGACCTCAAAGAGAAACTTCTTTTACTAAATGATAAAGAAAAACTAAAAAAACTAGGCCAAAATTCCTCAGAAATTATTGCATCCTGGTCTTTTGAAAAACAATCACAAAAATTTATCCAGCAACTTTATGCAAGTATCCGATAA
- a CDS encoding glycosyltransferase family protein — MHKKKVLIISPYFAPSNAADMQRVRMSLPFYEDFGWEAEVVAVKEKYTDAVFDYLLNQSIPKNIKIHHVDALPKNWTIKIGLGSIALRSLWHYRKYVDKLLKSKHFDLIFFSTTQFPVCILGPYWKKKFGIPFIIDIQDPWFTNYYEDKPKHKRPKKYWFSYRLDKYLEPIAMKSVDGLMSVSDAYLDDLTTRYPHLRDIPSATITFGAFRKDLEIAENSKEQLKPSYDLNPEHKHIVYVGRGGFDMQWAVMLLLKGFKIGLKKENDLFEKIRFHFIGTSYAPLGSGTKTLYSVAEKLGVGKYVTEQTDRISFYESIFNLQCADALFIPGHKKPAYTASKIYPYILIEKPILAVFNPESSASSSIIDCKAGYVADILNFKSAVSTIFNFLRDVANNSMQKPKTDWKEFEKYRAKATTERQCNLFDQIVNE, encoded by the coding sequence ATGCATAAAAAAAAAGTACTGATCATATCACCGTATTTTGCCCCCTCAAATGCAGCAGATATGCAAAGGGTAAGGATGAGCTTACCTTTTTACGAAGATTTTGGTTGGGAAGCAGAAGTAGTTGCTGTTAAGGAAAAATATACTGATGCTGTTTTCGATTATTTATTAAATCAGTCTATCCCTAAAAATATCAAGATCCATCATGTAGACGCACTTCCAAAAAACTGGACAATAAAAATCGGTTTGGGAAGTATTGCATTAAGATCTCTTTGGCATTATAGAAAGTATGTAGATAAGCTTCTAAAAAGTAAGCACTTTGATCTTATCTTCTTTTCGACTACCCAATTTCCTGTTTGTATTTTAGGGCCATATTGGAAGAAAAAATTCGGAATTCCCTTTATTATAGATATTCAAGATCCTTGGTTTACGAACTATTATGAAGATAAACCCAAGCACAAACGACCAAAAAAATATTGGTTTTCTTACAGGTTGGATAAGTACCTGGAACCAATCGCAATGAAATCTGTTGATGGGCTAATGTCCGTTTCAGATGCTTACCTTGACGATCTTACTACTAGGTATCCACATTTAAGGGATATCCCTTCGGCCACCATCACTTTCGGTGCTTTTAGAAAAGACCTGGAAATTGCTGAGAACTCTAAAGAACAGTTAAAGCCATCATACGATCTTAATCCCGAACATAAACACATTGTATATGTTGGCAGAGGAGGCTTTGATATGCAATGGGCGGTTATGCTTTTATTGAAAGGTTTTAAGATCGGCTTAAAAAAAGAAAATGACCTTTTTGAAAAAATAAGATTTCACTTTATCGGAACAAGTTATGCCCCACTGGGCAGTGGTACCAAAACATTATATAGTGTAGCAGAAAAATTAGGTGTGGGTAAATACGTAACCGAGCAGACTGACCGCATTTCTTTTTATGAAAGTATTTTTAATCTACAGTGTGCAGATGCACTATTCATCCCTGGACATAAAAAACCTGCTTACACGGCTTCTAAAATATATCCGTACATTCTGATCGAAAAACCTATTCTCGCAGTGTTTAACCCTGAGAGCAGTGCCTCATCTTCAATTATCGACTGCAAGGCAGGTTATGTAGCAGATATTCTGAACTTTAAATCGGCGGTTAGTACCATTTTTAATTTTCTAAGGGACGTTGCGAATAACAGTATGCAGAAGCCTAAAACAGATTGGAAAGAATTTGAAAAATACCGTGCCAAGGCAACAACTGAGAGACAATGCAACCTCTTTGATCAAATAGTCAATGAATAA
- a CDS encoding glycosyltransferase family protein — protein sequence MIEAHDTIAVMVSIGNREHLSSYTFPRLSAWAAKHGYSSILLKKPYNPLDRPPHFNKLQVHQILPQFKRYIIVDDDLLFSERAPAMEEVPSGFVGACMDAEQRHTNAAHVKWTANTGFLVFDKQAQPLLDLAYEKGIYPYGAEDDSDHKIWGPFDQGILNDVLFTKNKIYKLDSRWNYQPILEYFINGKGWDKWKSNRLFRLKYYVSLLLPFANQNKKNIRNAYGLHLIRGPYPSFFSKIFK from the coding sequence ATGATTGAAGCACATGATACGATAGCTGTTATGGTATCAATAGGAAACCGCGAGCATTTAAGTTCATATACTTTTCCGCGACTCAGCGCATGGGCCGCCAAACATGGTTACAGCAGTATACTTTTAAAAAAACCTTACAACCCACTTGATAGACCGCCCCATTTCAATAAGCTACAGGTACATCAGATATTGCCTCAGTTTAAAAGGTATATTATTGTTGATGATGATTTGCTTTTCAGCGAAAGAGCGCCTGCGATGGAAGAGGTTCCGAGTGGATTTGTTGGTGCCTGCATGGATGCAGAACAACGGCATACAAATGCTGCACATGTAAAATGGACCGCAAACACCGGATTTTTGGTTTTCGATAAACAAGCTCAGCCACTTTTAGATCTTGCTTACGAAAAAGGCATATACCCCTACGGAGCGGAAGACGACAGTGACCATAAAATTTGGGGACCGTTCGACCAAGGAATATTAAATGATGTACTATTTACTAAAAATAAAATTTACAAACTCGATTCCAGATGGAACTACCAACCCATACTCGAATATTTTATAAATGGTAAGGGATGGGACAAATGGAAAAGCAACCGTTTATTTAGATTAAAGTATTATGTGAGCTTACTTCTACCTTTTGCAAACCAAAATAAAAAAAATATCAGGAATGCATATGGATTACATTTAATTAGAGGTCCATATCCATCATTTTTCTCGAAGATATTTAAATAA
- a CDS encoding glycosyltransferase family protein: MYNQENGNIRICLITPGHIATNPRLMKEAEALLEAGYMVHVIFTQYMDYLLTDDEQLLLKYPSLTYNRLSWVKKKNLLRISSGVIQKLSQGLLKAFTKCTTLHKIMLNRHYLWQYRQALKIEADLYIAHNSGALAIAADAARKKNVRFGFDAEDFHREEGLSNAERESLVHIENQYMPLASHLTSASTLIGKAYEKIYLKKFITILNVFPKQQFKKKTEEKRRALQLFWFSQTIGTGRGLENIIEAISLLEDKSPVLHLLGDVSLKMKVEIEQFLLNKGLKKENLIFYDPVFPDKIFEMAANFDIGIAAELSVPLNRNICLTNKIFTYIQAGLAVAVSDTSAQADLFRQHPNMGGLYQNSDIHSLSNLLKNYQLFPEMLVKAKEYNIWLGENLFNWDLEKIKFLDTLKSNLKL; this comes from the coding sequence ATGTATAATCAGGAAAACGGAAATATAAGAATTTGCCTAATTACCCCTGGTCATATCGCTACAAATCCGCGGCTAATGAAGGAGGCTGAGGCATTATTAGAGGCCGGTTATATGGTGCATGTAATTTTTACCCAGTATATGGATTATCTTTTAACAGATGATGAACAGCTCCTCTTAAAATATCCGAGCTTAACCTATAACCGCTTAAGTTGGGTGAAGAAAAAAAACTTACTCCGTATTTCTTCCGGTGTTATCCAAAAATTATCGCAAGGCTTACTCAAAGCATTTACCAAGTGTACGACATTACATAAAATAATGCTTAACAGGCACTACCTTTGGCAATATCGGCAGGCACTTAAAATAGAGGCAGACCTTTACATTGCGCACAACTCTGGTGCGTTGGCAATAGCCGCTGATGCAGCACGAAAGAAGAATGTCAGGTTTGGATTTGACGCCGAAGACTTCCATAGGGAGGAAGGACTTAGCAACGCGGAAAGAGAAAGTTTAGTACATATCGAAAACCAGTACATGCCTCTTGCCAGCCATTTAACCTCTGCGAGCACTTTAATCGGAAAAGCATACGAGAAAATATATTTAAAGAAATTTATAACAATCTTAAATGTTTTTCCGAAACAGCAATTCAAAAAGAAAACAGAGGAAAAACGCAGGGCACTCCAGCTCTTTTGGTTTTCACAAACTATTGGTACAGGTAGAGGTCTAGAAAATATTATAGAGGCCATATCGCTATTGGAAGATAAATCGCCCGTATTGCACCTTTTAGGAGATGTTAGCCTAAAAATGAAAGTGGAGATTGAACAGTTTCTCTTAAATAAAGGTTTAAAAAAAGAAAATCTGATTTTTTATGACCCTGTGTTTCCTGACAAAATATTTGAAATGGCCGCCAATTTTGATATTGGTATTGCAGCTGAACTTAGTGTTCCCTTAAATAGAAATATCTGTTTAACCAATAAAATCTTTACCTATATCCAGGCCGGATTGGCTGTAGCAGTAAGCGACACCTCCGCACAGGCAGATTTGTTTAGGCAACATCCCAACATGGGAGGTTTATATCAGAATAGCGATATACATTCTCTATCCAACCTACTAAAAAACTATCAACTTTTTCCCGAAATGCTGGTTAAAGCAAAGGAATATAACATTTGGTTAGGCGAAAACCTTTTCAACTGGGATTTAGAGAAGATTAAATTCCTTGATACTTTAAAGTCAAATCTTAAATTATGA
- a CDS encoding glycosyltransferase family 4 protein has protein sequence MVEECGSCNKYQNKLLEEEYRSLGLIFKNPTPDFIVKRQLAEAEIADYLLCPSAHVIRSFVKNGIDESKCVLIPYGVNKGLFKPQYLNKDEFIVICVGTVGVRKGHFYLFEALQLLEKQYKIKCILVGKVEDQFLPYYNQYKHLFTHYDYIPHQELINYYNKASVFVLPSLDEGLALVQLEAMACGLPIISTPNAGADAIIEDGKEGFIVSIKNEQAIADKIENLYLDRPLLNVMAKNAIVRSALFTWDQYGEKLAYFINSL, from the coding sequence TTGGTAGAAGAATGTGGTTCCTGTAATAAGTATCAAAATAAACTGTTAGAGGAAGAATACAGAAGCCTGGGTTTAATCTTTAAGAACCCTACCCCCGATTTCATCGTTAAAAGACAGCTTGCTGAAGCAGAAATAGCTGATTATCTGCTCTGTCCTTCTGCACATGTAATCCGATCTTTTGTTAAAAACGGGATTGACGAATCAAAATGTGTCCTCATTCCATATGGGGTGAATAAAGGCTTATTTAAACCACAGTACCTCAATAAAGATGAATTTATTGTAATCTGTGTAGGAACTGTTGGAGTGAGAAAAGGTCATTTTTATTTGTTTGAGGCACTACAGCTATTAGAAAAACAGTATAAAATTAAATGTATTTTAGTGGGCAAAGTCGAAGATCAATTTTTGCCTTATTATAATCAGTATAAACATCTATTTACCCATTATGACTACATCCCTCATCAAGAGTTGATAAATTATTATAATAAAGCCTCCGTGTTTGTACTGCCCAGTTTAGACGAAGGCCTGGCTTTGGTACAATTGGAAGCAATGGCCTGTGGCCTCCCCATTATCAGTACTCCTAATGCAGGTGCCGATGCTATTATAGAAGATGGGAAGGAAGGTTTTATCGTTTCGATAAAAAATGAGCAGGCAATAGCCGACAAAATTGAAAATCTTTACCTTGATAGGCCTTTACTAAATGTAATGGCGAAGAATGCCATCGTCAGATCTGCGTTATTTACATGGGATCAATATGGCGAAAAGCTTGCTTACTTTATTAATTCACTATAA
- a CDS encoding glycosyltransferase family 4 protein, translated as MKKKLKIALIADPELPVPPTLYGGIERIIFMLIEGYISLGYEVSLFAHPDSQTDAKLFAYTGKKSTNKVDVLKNLVLINRELFRNRYDVVHSFGRLIYLFPQLPFKLPKIMSYQREPTQSSIKNAMNFAKLNTMFFTGCSEYISRQIMPYAPSLAIFNGVNLSSYHFQEHVSQDAPLVFLGRIEPIKGPHTAIEVAIRTGKKLIIAGNIPDEHQHYFKEIIKPKLNTEIKYIGAVNDVEKNKLLGTALVFLMPIEWDEPFGIVMAEAMACGTPVIGFNRGSVPEIIINGKNGYQCTNCDQMIDYVKKIHEISRMDVRKDAEQRFSSEVIIQQYINLYTDRINQNG; from the coding sequence ATGAAAAAGAAATTAAAAATTGCTTTAATTGCCGATCCTGAACTTCCGGTACCTCCAACTTTGTACGGCGGTATAGAAAGGATTATATTTATGCTCATAGAAGGTTATATTTCTTTAGGCTATGAAGTGAGCTTGTTTGCTCATCCTGATTCTCAGACCGATGCAAAATTATTTGCTTACACGGGTAAAAAAAGTACCAATAAGGTAGATGTACTCAAAAACCTGGTATTGATTAATAGGGAATTATTTAGAAATCGATATGATGTTGTTCATAGTTTTGGGCGGTTAATTTATCTTTTTCCCCAACTACCGTTTAAACTGCCGAAGATTATGAGCTATCAACGAGAGCCAACCCAGTCTTCAATTAAAAATGCAATGAACTTTGCTAAACTAAACACCATGTTTTTTACAGGCTGTAGTGAATATATTAGCCGTCAAATTATGCCATATGCCCCCTCTTTGGCTATCTTTAATGGAGTTAACCTCTCATCTTATCATTTTCAAGAACATGTTTCTCAAGATGCCCCATTGGTATTTCTCGGCCGTATAGAGCCCATTAAAGGCCCTCATACCGCTATTGAGGTTGCGATAAGAACGGGAAAAAAACTAATTATTGCCGGCAATATTCCCGATGAGCATCAGCACTATTTTAAGGAGATAATCAAACCCAAACTTAATACTGAGATAAAGTATATAGGTGCAGTAAATGATGTCGAAAAAAATAAATTACTGGGTACAGCATTAGTTTTTTTAATGCCCATAGAATGGGATGAGCCTTTTGGGATAGTGATGGCAGAAGCAATGGCTTGTGGTACACCTGTAATTGGTTTCAACCGTGGGTCAGTGCCCGAAATCATCATAAATGGAAAAAATGGTTATCAGTGTACCAATTGTGACCAAATGATCGATTACGTAAAAAAAATACATGAGATTAGTAGAATGGATGTGAGAAAAGATGCAGAGCAAAGGTTTTCATCAGAAGTAATTATCCAGCAATATATTAACCTATATACAGATCGGATCAACCAAAATGGATAA
- a CDS encoding glycosyltransferase family 2 protein has translation MGIAPLVSVCIPAYNAEKYIVAALDSLSNQSYKDIEVIVVNDGSTDKTLDLLKAYQWDKLHVINQTNNGQCAAANTAFKLSKGEYIKFLDADDLLSANFIENQVKALEGTKDTIASSAWGRFYNDDMSTFALNKESVWRDMIPIDWLVESLAQGPNMMQCGLWLIPRNILSKSGLWDERLSLINDFDFFIRVLLTSKKIMFTENAILYYRSGLSNSLSNQKTNTALESAFLSAKLGVEHIIRFENSDRTKRICANVLKYWSYHFYPKAMILYQQSNRLIDSLGGSDYKFPAGEKPNFWYHYLAGSQQSGLNPA, from the coding sequence ATGGGAATAGCACCATTAGTATCGGTTTGCATACCAGCATATAACGCCGAGAAATATATTGTAGCAGCATTGGATTCGCTTTCAAACCAAAGCTATAAAGACATAGAGGTAATTGTAGTAAATGATGGCTCAACCGATAAAACCTTAGATTTACTTAAGGCCTATCAGTGGGACAAACTGCATGTCATTAATCAAACAAATAACGGCCAGTGTGCTGCCGCAAATACAGCTTTTAAACTTTCTAAAGGAGAATATATTAAATTTTTGGATGCCGATGATTTGTTATCTGCCAACTTCATAGAGAATCAGGTAAAAGCACTAGAAGGGACTAAAGATACCATTGCTTCTAGTGCGTGGGGAAGGTTTTACAACGACGATATGAGTACATTTGCTTTAAATAAAGAAAGTGTTTGGCGTGATATGATTCCAATTGACTGGCTGGTAGAGTCGTTGGCGCAAGGACCAAATATGATGCAATGCGGATTATGGCTCATCCCGAGAAATATCCTTTCAAAATCAGGTCTTTGGGATGAACGCTTATCACTTATCAATGATTTTGATTTCTTTATAAGAGTTTTACTAACCAGTAAAAAAATTATGTTCACTGAAAATGCAATTTTATATTATCGTTCTGGCCTAAGTAATTCACTTTCCAATCAAAAAACAAATACAGCTTTAGAATCGGCTTTTTTATCAGCTAAACTGGGGGTAGAACATATAATAAGGTTCGAAAATTCGGATAGGACAAAACGTATTTGTGCTAATGTTCTAAAGTATTGGAGTTATCATTTTTACCCAAAGGCAATGATCCTCTACCAACAATCTAATCGATTGATTGATAGTCTTGGAGGTTCAGACTATAAATTTCCGGCAGGGGAAAAACCAAACTTCTGGTATCATTATTTGGCTGGAAGCCAACAAAGTGGATTAAATCCTGCCTAA
- a CDS encoding glycosyltransferase encodes MEEIHLNPIHLFWIGQKLSPIEILCCKSCLQNGMTPILWCYEDIEDVPNGVIIKDANALMTKETVDYYVHNLKLPIPNISDLFRYQLLHQIGGIYSDTDIIFTENIYKIDKDEFFCSTFEYNKGIEANGCLMKLNQASQVSSYLVNEARLRLDKFITNGGEIDYCEFGPFIVQKCAEILNVEILDYDVVNPISWRWVNKIIAYKKFDKVFHFKLIVRKLMPFLYESRGYFITKNTKAIHLCHEMWNTYRINKFEKMNLLCLYEKLKKKFDHQ; translated from the coding sequence ATGGAAGAAATTCATTTAAACCCTATCCATCTATTCTGGATCGGACAAAAACTTTCACCCATTGAAATACTTTGCTGTAAATCTTGTTTACAGAATGGGATGACACCTATTTTATGGTGCTACGAGGATATTGAAGATGTTCCAAATGGCGTAATTATCAAAGATGCAAATGCCCTGATGACAAAAGAAACAGTAGATTATTATGTCCATAACCTTAAGTTACCTATCCCTAATATCAGCGATCTTTTCCGGTATCAATTGTTGCACCAGATTGGTGGAATTTATTCTGATACGGATATTATATTCACAGAAAATATATATAAGATCGATAAGGATGAGTTCTTCTGCTCAACCTTTGAGTATAATAAGGGGATTGAAGCTAATGGTTGTCTAATGAAATTAAACCAAGCTTCACAAGTTTCTTCATACCTCGTTAATGAAGCCCGCTTAAGATTAGATAAATTCATTACAAATGGCGGTGAAATTGATTACTGTGAATTCGGTCCCTTTATTGTCCAAAAATGTGCTGAAATTTTAAATGTAGAAATTTTAGATTACGATGTTGTAAATCCCATTTCCTGGCGTTGGGTGAACAAGATAATTGCATATAAAAAATTCGACAAAGTGTTTCACTTTAAATTAATCGTCAGAAAATTAATGCCTTTCCTATACGAGAGCAGGGGCTATTTCATCACAAAAAATACTAAAGCAATACATCTATGTCACGAAATGTGGAATACTTATCGCATTAATAAGTTTGAAAAGATGAACCTTTTATGCCTTTATGAAAAATTAAAAAAGAAATTTGATCATCAATAA
- a CDS encoding glycosyl transferase encodes MLRNKRQMVKASYSLPPIVSQVNGFEIYFLTGQEYIYQTLFCAYSLLSVTDIRFQFILVDDGSFHEALVNRIYQQMPGVKLVLKNEIIQNLLRDLPEEKYPYLHHKRKVYPHIKKLTDIHTLPENNYKLVIDSDMLFWNHPSEMISWLKNPAGCIYMLDKVESYGFNRDLMASLCGHQIPEQLNVGVFGIQSNTINWDDLEYWSKTLEETEQESYFLEQALSAMLIANQNPIVLNKNEYIVNPTGLLPCSGKVKLHHYVDLSKSYYFNTAWKKFI; translated from the coding sequence ATGTTGAGAAATAAACGACAGATGGTCAAGGCAAGTTATTCTTTACCTCCTATTGTCTCACAGGTAAACGGTTTTGAAATCTATTTCCTAACCGGACAGGAATACATCTATCAAACCTTATTCTGCGCTTATTCATTGTTGAGTGTAACTGATATAAGATTTCAGTTTATATTGGTAGACGATGGGAGCTTTCATGAGGCACTCGTAAATCGGATTTATCAACAAATGCCGGGTGTAAAACTGGTACTTAAAAATGAGATAATACAAAACCTTTTGCGAGACTTGCCCGAAGAGAAATATCCTTATCTTCATCACAAAAGAAAAGTTTATCCCCATATTAAAAAATTAACTGATATACATACACTACCTGAAAACAATTATAAGTTGGTTATAGATTCTGATATGCTCTTTTGGAACCATCCATCAGAAATGATCAGCTGGCTAAAAAATCCGGCTGGATGTATCTATATGTTGGACAAAGTTGAATCTTATGGCTTTAACAGGGATTTGATGGCATCACTTTGTGGCCACCAGATTCCCGAGCAGTTGAATGTAGGTGTATTTGGTATACAGTCAAATACCATTAACTGGGATGATTTAGAATATTGGAGTAAAACCCTTGAAGAAACAGAGCAGGAATCATACTTCTTAGAGCAGGCCCTCTCTGCAATGCTTATTGCTAATCAGAATCCAATTGTTTTGAATAAAAACGAATACATTGTTAATCCCACGGGGTTATTACCTTGTTCAGGTAAGGTTAAACTGCATCACTACGTAGACCTTTCAAAAAGTTACTATTTCAATACCGCATGGAAGAAATTCATTTAA
- a CDS encoding glycosyltransferase, with protein sequence MNFLFISEILPTDTYASEIVFYRHFSELVKKGHSVHILTDQNSYNNRNKDLSSEFSIHIVPNRKWFYLPFKPFGILQNIRFYIYYLLYVRSILRKYKIDKIIGYVHGNFLLAFSAFIKKKTHLQLISFLHDDPNEINRSDSDSIGINTIKILSKSDKVLVASDSFKENWPQFKNKFYLLYPIPGSFDCTVHLKSSPTKVGYSGTIYDEIIFSLDKLISILETLKIDFDLIGNNNKSAYLQEKYNNVQCIPLFPTSNESNEYLINNCRTCVIAYPENIDQMPWIRTCFPSKFIQYCLLGIPSIIIAPKKSAIGKWCIENNWILYSENYDNKNIEKLIYRSHIDQMVFDQVEYFKNSIFNPLKLQSDFEELLIN encoded by the coding sequence ATGAATTTCCTTTTTATTTCCGAAATTTTACCAACTGATACTTATGCTAGTGAGATAGTTTTTTATAGACATTTTTCTGAACTTGTTAAAAAAGGTCACAGTGTACACATACTAACAGATCAAAATTCATATAATAATCGTAACAAAGATTTATCTTCTGAATTTTCGATCCATATTGTCCCCAATCGAAAATGGTTTTATCTGCCTTTTAAACCGTTTGGGATTCTCCAAAATATAAGATTCTATATTTACTATTTATTATACGTACGCTCGATATTAAGGAAATATAAAATCGATAAAATAATTGGTTATGTGCACGGTAATTTCCTTCTTGCATTCAGTGCTTTCATTAAAAAAAAAACACATCTTCAATTAATAAGTTTTTTACACGATGATCCAAATGAAATCAATCGTTCTGATTCAGATTCAATAGGCATTAATACAATTAAAATTTTATCCAAAAGCGACAAAGTACTTGTCGCATCTGACTCATTTAAAGAGAACTGGCCACAATTTAAAAATAAATTTTATTTGTTATATCCAATTCCAGGTTCATTTGATTGTACAGTACATTTGAAAAGTTCACCGACAAAAGTTGGATACTCAGGCACAATATATGACGAAATTATTTTTTCTTTGGATAAGTTAATAAGTATTTTAGAAACCTTAAAGATCGATTTTGACCTGATTGGTAACAATAACAAATCAGCCTATCTTCAAGAAAAATATAATAATGTCCAATGCATCCCGCTATTCCCAACCTCTAATGAATCAAACGAATACTTAATTAACAACTGCCGAACATGTGTTATTGCTTATCCTGAAAATATAGACCAGATGCCTTGGATTAGAACTTGTTTTCCGAGCAAGTTTATTCAATATTGCTTGTTGGGTATACCTTCAATTATAATTGCCCCAAAAAAATCCGCAATTGGGAAATGGTGTATAGAAAACAATTGGATTCTCTACTCCGAAAATTACGACAATAAAAACATTGAAAAGCTTATCTATCGGAGTCACATCGATCAAATGGTTTTTGATCAGGTCGAATACTTCAAAAACTCAATATTCAATCCGCTCAAATTACAAAGCGATTTTGAAGAACTGTTAATAAATTAA